TACCCTGAATTGATTCATCAAAATCTAAACGAACCATGAAGTCTACAAAGTGGATGATCGAAAATGCTTATTTAAAAAAATATAGAGTTGATTATTTAGATAAGTGAAATTTGACTAATTTATTATAAGTAGGTTATAATATCACTCGAAAGTTAGGGCCCTTAGCTCAACGGCAGAGCAGCGGACTCATAATCCGTTGGTTGTAGGTTCGAATCCTTCAGGGCCCACCAATTTAACTTTAGGATTTTAAGTCACGAAGACTTATGTTTTTATATGTCTTTGTGACTTTTTTGTTTTTGGAGGAGGTGAGAATTTTAATTTTTTTTGTTAATTAAAAAATTATTTAGGGGGTTTGTTGTGAAAAAAATCTTTGCAATCTTTTGTTTTCTTTTTGTTTCTATTTTCTTTGTTTCTTTTGCTTTTGCGGGACCATTCTCAGATGTGCCTGCTAATTCTTGGGCATACAAAGCAGTGCAAGACTTAGCAGCAAAGGGACTGGTTATTGGTTATGGCGATGGTACTTTTAGGGGCGAAAGACTTGCCACCCGTTATGAGATGGCGATGGTAGTTGCAAGAATGCTCGATACTTATGAAAAGGGCCAAAACGCACAGGATCAAAAGATAGACCTTAATTCCAATGACATCGCAACTCTTATGAAGTTAGCCCAAGAGTTTAAGTCAGAGCTTGCATCGCTAAACGTCAGGGTTGTTGCACTTGAGAAAAAAGCTGCTCTTGACACTGTGAACTTCACAGGAGATGCAAGGTTTAGATTTGGGAGCGAGAAGAGAACGTTTTATCCGATGTCCACTCTTGGGACAAATGTATTTATTAATACAGAAGGTCCATCCAGCAATGGATTTATTGTTGGAGATACTTCGTCTGCGATGATAAATCAGGATGAAGGATTGTCTCAGCAAAAGGACAATACATTCATGCAGTATAGAATAAGACTAAACGTTTCTGCTCCAGTAGCAGACAACATATCATTTAATGCAAGGCTTACAATGGAAAAGAACGCAGGAGTTAATTCAGACGGCTCTTCAAATAGCGATCCTTTATATGCATCCCTTACAGGATACAACGATGACAACAATACCTTGTATGTGGAAAGATCTTATATCACATTGACTCTTAACCCATATCCAGTAACGTTTGTTCTTGGCAGGCTTCCTACTATGGATTCAGGAGCTTATTATAACAATCTATTTATGGACACCGGCACAGAGGGTGGTATGGCAATATTCGATCTTAGCAATATGCTCCCTTCTACATCAGTTTCTGCTGCGTGGGTAAAGCTCTTTGATGCGGGTAGTATTACTTCTGCACAAGAAGCAAATGGTTATAAAGACAAAGATATATATGTGTTGAACTTGAAGACAAAGGTCTTTAACAACTTTGACTTAGAGGCAGACTATGGTTATGTAGCCAAGTTTTCATATTTTGGTTCTATAGGACCTACTGTTTCTTCTCTTCCATACGGTATTACAAATGGCGATTCGGGTATTTATGGTAAATATAGTTGGTGGGCGCTAATAGGCAGCTGGACCATGTATAACATAAACATGTGGGCAGGATACAATGGAACATCTACCGATATGCTGAATGGATTTAATACATCATCTAATGGGAATTTTCTCCCACTTTACACTTATACCCCAACAGGCACTCATTCTGTAAATGGCGGTGCATGGAGAATTGGAGCTACTATCCCTCTACCAGTAGGCGCTCTTACAGGAGATTTCTGGTTTGGGAACAACAAGTGGTTTAATCCTTTTAACTTAAATACGATGGCCTCTACAGATTACAAAGACTATTACAACGTTTATTACACGCTACCGGTTGCAAATAATGCTACGCTTACCCTAAACTACGATTACTGGAAGGGCAAAAAACCTTATGCAAATGACTCTTTAAATAGCTACTACTATACCTTTAATCCAGATCAGATCGATAAAGACCAAAGGTATTATATTCAATTAGACGTGAATTTCTAAGAAAACAATATCCCTTCAGAACTAGTTAAGTGATCTGAAGGGATCTTCTTTTTAGATAGTTTCTCAATATAATTGCAAATATAAATAATATTATGCTAAAAACTTGAGAGTGAGTAAGTCCAAAGAAAATTCTTGCTTCATCGCGCAAAAATTCTATTAAAAATCTTGATATCGAATACATTATCAGATATTTTGTAGTCAAATCTCCTGTAAACTTCTCTTTTCCTCTTTGGAAGTAAAGATAAATGAAAAATAAAAAACTCACAAAGGAGTCTATTAACTGAGTGGGGATTCTTCTTCCTGGCACGTGGGCATCGGCAAATACAACTGAAATAGGAGTATTTGCGACAATTCCATAACAGCAACCATTAAGAAAGCAACCAATTCTGCCTATTGCGTATGCAAGGGGTAGAAAAGGAGTTATTAGATCGGTAAGAGAAAGGAAATCGATCTTGTAGTGTCTTGTTAGAAGATAGAACGCTATAGCAAAGCCCACCAGCCCCCCATAAAAAACTAATCCGCCATCCCACAAATAAAAAACGCTAATCAGGTTATTCGCGAAGTCCTGATGATGTTCAATAACATAGTAAATCCTTGCTCCAACTAAAGAGCATAGTATGCTAACCATGCCAATATTTAGAATATTATCTGGGTTAATGTTCTTCTTTTCAGCATCTTTTAAGATAAAAATTGTCGCAATAATTATGCCTAACGCGACCATAAAGCCCCACGAATAGACATTTAATCCGTCAAAGCTAAATAAGATTCTGTGCATTTTACCTCCAGCATTTTAAATTTCTCATATTTTAACTTAATATTTCCGAAAAGATATTAAAGACTCTATTTATTTAAGTGATATGGGTCTTTTTTTATTAAAACATAATTGATATTTATTCAACCGTTGACAATATGTGTATTTGAGTGTTGAATAGTGTCTATGAGTGGGATAAAGTGGGATAAAAAATTATGTTAGGTGGAGAATATCTACATTCTTTAGACTCTAAAGGTAGAGTCACTATTCCTTTTAAGCTTAGAGATGAGATATCTTCAAAGATTATACTGACAAGAGGCTTTGAAAAATGTCTGTATCTTTATCCGGTCAAGTATTGGGAAGAATACGTAGAATATCTCAAAGAGAAATCAAAATCAGATATAAAACTCAGAGATGTTATTCGTTTTCTGTTCTCTGGTGCTTATGACGATCAGTTAGATCGCTCTGGAAGAATCTTGTTACCGCAGTTGTTAAGGGAATACAGCAATATTCAAAAGGAAGTTGTTGTTATTGGTGCGATGGATAGAGTGGAATTGTGGAACCCTGAAGAGTGGGAAGAACAAAAGAAGAAGATTTCAAATTCTGTAAAAAGGTTTATTGATAATGAGTAATTATACAAAAGATATTCATATTCCGGTTCTTTTGGAAGAGGTTTTGGAGAGTTCTAATTTGAATCCGGGCAAGGTGGTAATTGATGGGACTATTGGCGGTGGGAGTCACAGCTTTCACTTCTTAGAAAGAATACTCCCAGGTGGATTTTTATTGGGACTAGACAAAGATACTCAAGCAGTAGAGTTAGCTGGTGAAAAGCTATCATCTGCTTTTGAAAAAAGTTCTTTTTCAGTTTTTAATGATAAATTTGAAAATTTTAATAAATATCTAAATTTTTTGCCCAATGGAAAATTTGATCTGTTTTTTTTGGATCTTGGACTATCGACTATGCAGATTAAAGAATCAAATAGGGGATTTAGCTTTATGAAAGATGAAAAATTAGATATGCGTATGGATACAAGGGGAAAATTGACTGCTTCTGATTGGCTAAACAATGCGAGTGAAGAAGAAATGGAAGAGGTATTTAGAAAGTACGCTGAGGAACCCAAATCAAGAAGATTGGCAAAAATGATATCTTCGAGAAGACGTGAAAGAGCCTTTGAAAGTACAGTTGACTTTGCTGATCTTGTTAAAAAAATTTATCCATATGGGAGGAGGCATCCAGCAACTAGGATTTTTCAGGCGATAAGGATAGTTGTAAATGAGGAAATTGAGAGTTTGGAGTTTACTCTGAGGCATGCTGCAGAGCATATTAATTCTCTTGGACGAATCATAGTTATCTCGTTTCATTCGGGTGAAGACAGAATTGTAAAGTGGACTTTTAGAAATTTGGAAAAAGAGGGAATGGGAAGAGTAATTTCGAAGAGGCCAATTATAGCTTTGGAAGATGAAGTTAAAAGAAATCCATCTGCAAGGAGTGCTAAGATGAGAATATGGGAGGCAAAGTGAAAAGGGATTATGATCTGAGCTTTTCTGAAATAGAGAGTATAAAAAGAGCAAGGAATTTTGAGCTAAAAGATTTCCTTATAAATGTCAAAGGAAATGTTCTAATAGTTTTGTTTTCTTTTTTAGTTTTGCTAGCCTTAATTTATGGTCTTTATCTGAGATCGGACATAATATCAATATCAAATCAAGTGGACAGTATAAAATCATCAATACAAAGATTGGAAACCTTAAAAACACAAAAAACTTTGGAAGAAGCAAGCATTTTTAACGCAAAGGTGATGCAGTCGGTTGCTCTAAAAAAGGGAATGAATCTGCCATCAGAGATAGAATACATTCAAATAAGCCGTTAGATCAATCCCATAATGACTTAATAAATAAAAGGATTGCCTATTTACAAAAATTAATGATTTTTTTATTTTTTGTTGTAATGGCAAAGCAGCTTTATTTTGTGACAATTGATAGACAGAAGTTGATCTCATACGCGCAAGCACAAAGAAATGAAGTAGTTAAAGTATCTAATCCAAGAGGTGAAATTCTTGATAAAGACGGAGTTATATTAGCTTTTTCGATTCCTTCTTATTCTCTTTATATACAGCCAGCTCTTATCAAGAATAATGAAATTAGAAAAGAATTGTATGAAGATCTTTCGAAGATTAAGGGGATGCCTATTGAGAATCTAAAAAAGATTTTTGATAAGAAGGCTCCTTTTACATGGGTATATAGAAAAATGCCAATTGACATGGAAAAGAGTGTTCGAGAGATTTTAACTAAGTTTCCAAATCAAGGGATAGGGCTAATAAAGGAAGAAAAAAGAGTTTATCCATACAAAGACTTAGCTGAGCCTCTTTTGGGTTTTGTGGGTATCGATAACCAGGGGTTGGAAGGCATAGAAAAGTTTTACAATTCTTACTTAGGAAGCATTTCAAAAAAAGAGAACATAGAGTTTGATGCAAGTGGAAGAATAGTAAATATTGATAAGTTAGAAAGTCTTGTCCAGTCCTCGTCTATTAAATTAAAGCTTACTATAGATTCTAAGCTTCAAGGTCTTTCTGAGAGGCTTTTGGATGAATGTGTAAAAAAATATAATGCAACAAGGGGAACTGTAATCGTCGTTAACGTAAAAACTGGCGCTATCTTAACTCTTGCTCAAACCCCAAGAGTAGACCCTGATAAATTTTATGACTTTCCCGAGGAAGACTATAGGATATTTTCACGAGATTTTCTGTATGAGCCAGGTTCCATAATGAAGCCTATAGTTTTTAGTATACTATTGGATAACAAGATAATATCCAAAGACACAACGGTTGATATTGGCAAATATTTGCAGGTTGCAGATGCAAGAATTCATGACGCCGAGGATGGAATGGGTCTATCTGGTCCATCTAGTATAAGGGATATTTTAAGGTATTCTAGCAATATTGGTGCAGGAACACTTGCTTTAAAGGCGCCAAGAAAAGAATATTTTGATTTGTTAAACAAATATCTTTGTGATGATGAAAAATATCTTTTTTCAGAAAATTTTCTAAAGGGTTATGTTCATCTGCCTGACTACAAAGGGCCAGTGGAACAGGCCACATCGGCATTTGGACAGGGCATATCGCTTTCTTTTTTAAACGTAATAGCTTATTATTCTGCTATTGCTAATGGCGGAGAAATTGTACCTTTAAAGATTATTGATGATGATGTTGGCACTCCGGTAAGGTTATTTAGCAAAAGTAATGCTGACTTCATTAGAAGCTGCCTTGTAAGCGTTGTGGACAATGGAACTGGTGAAAATGCTAAGATAAATGGAGTAGAGGTAGCTGGAAAGACTGGAACTGCTCAGAAACCATCAAAACTGGGTGGATATATACCAGGCGAATATGTTGCGTCCTTTGTGGGATTTTTCCCAGCTAATAACCCTGAGTATGTAATCGGTGTTTTAGTTGATAATCCCATTGGTATTCACTGGGGAGGGTCAGTCGCAGCTCCATTATTTAAGGAAATTGCCATTGCTGTAATGTCAATGGGCAAATAATGATTTTATATGTCATTTAGAGGATAAAAATAAAGTTTTTAAGGAGTGATGAATTTGACGGTTAAAGAGCTTTTTAATAAAACAAATATTGTATTGGAAGAATCGGAAAAATATGACTCTGAAGAGTTTTTTAACAGTCAAGTAAATGGAATTAGTTATAATTCTAAAGATATTAAAGATGGGTATTTGTTCTTTGCCATTAAGGGTTCCAGATCTGATGGACATGATTTTGCCGAAGATGCTATAAAAAAAGGTGCAGTTGGGGTAGTTGTTGAAAAAAATATAAGCTGTTCAAATTCCATAAAAGTACACTCTACTTTGCAGGCATTAAGAGAAATATCTCTTGCTTTCTTCGACTATCCTTTTAAAAAGCTATTTTTAGGATCGGTAACAGGAACAAATGGGAAGAGCACTGTTACCTGGATTTTGTCTCATGCTGTAAACAAATTATTGGATAAATCTTTTGCTTTAGGAACATTGGGTTGGATGCATAATGGGAAAATTATAAAGAGAACCAGCAATACTACTCCTGAATCAAAAGATATATGTGAATTTTTAAGTCAAGCAGCGCAATTAAACATGAAGTATGGATTTTTGGAGGTGTCCAGTCATGCTCTAAAGCTTGGTAGGCTATATGGCATAAAGTTTGATGCTGCCTTGTTTACCAATCTGGCTAGAGACCATATGGACTTTCACCCATCGGTTGAAGATTATTTTGAAACCAAAAGCTCTTTGTTCACCCCTGCCTACTTAAAAGAGGATGCTTTTGTTGTAATTAACATTGACGATGTCTACGGCATGAAACTATACGAGAAAGTAAAGGATTTTAGAAAGGTTTCCTTTTCTTTAGACAACAGTAACGCCGATTTTTTTGGAAAATTTGAATCTGTTAATAGCGGCATAAATCTAATGATTGAGGACCAAAAAATTTTTGCTCCTATTTATGGAAAGTTTAATGCTTCCAATTTGCTTGGCGCTTATTCTTTTTTGAGGATGATGGGTATAGAAAAAGAGAAATTAATAAATGTTTTTTCAGATATGATCGCCCCGTATGGCCGATTAGAATGTGTACAGACGAAGCCCTTTAAAATATGGGTAGATTATGCACACACGCCTGATGGTCTGGAAAAGGTTTTGCAATCTTTAAGGGATATGGTCAAAAATAGGATAATTTTAGTTTTTGGAGCAGGCGGAAATAGAGACAAGGGCAAGAGACCTATTATGGGAAGAATAGCAGCCCAATTTTCTGATTATACGATTATTACTTCTGATAACCCTCGTTTTGAAGACCCATTGGTAATTATTGAAGAAGTCAAATCTGGATTTTTGAGCATAAGGGATTCGAATTTTGAAGTGCTTTCTGACAGAAGAGTTGCTATAAAGAGAGCTATTGAAATTGCAAGAGATGGGGACGCAATTATAATTGCAGGAAAAGGTCATGAAGACTATCAGGAGATAAATGGTGTAAAATATCCTTTTTCAGATAAAGAAGTGGTGAAGGAATTATTAAAGAATTAAAATTATCAAAATTTAATTCTAATTTAAGTAAGTTAACCATAAGGAGGTTGGAAATTTAACATTTTGAGTGATAATAAAAATTTAAATGAATTTAATAGTGGTCAGATATCAAATTCTGAGGGATCTATCAATTTGAGTTTTGTAGTATCTTTGACGCCCTGTGAAATTGAAAGAATTGGTCCCATGGAATTTGAGAGGATTTCAGTAGATTCAAGGGACATTAAGGGAAAAGAACTTTTTGTTGCTATTAAGGGCAAAAATTTTGATGGGCACAATTTTATTAAAAGTGCGATAGAAAGAGGAGCCTCTGGGGTAATTTCTGAATTGAGCTTTGCAGAGATTTCAGGCTTTTTAGGAGACTTGGTTTTTGAAACTGATTTTTCTTTTGTAAGAGTGCCAAACACTTTGGTTGCTATGCATGATATTGCAAGAGGATTTAGACAAAGAATAGAAAAGGTTATAGGTATTACTGGAAGCATAGGGAAAACAACTACCAAAGAAATTTTGAAAACTATCTTTAAAAAATATCATCCAATATCAACTTTTAGAAATTTCAACAACGAAATCGGCTTGCCGTTAACTTTATTTGAAGCAAGGAAAAATGAAAAGTTTGGCATGCTTGAAATGGCTATGAGGGCAAATGGGGAAATTTCACAGCTTTGTTCTATCGCCTTGCCTGATATTGGTATTATTACACGAATTGCAGAATCTCATATTGGTCTTCTTGGCTCAATGGAAAATATTGCAAGGGCAAAGGGAGAAATTCTCGATTTTGTAGAAACTGCTTTTTTAAATTCTGATTGTGAGTATAGCAGAAAGATTTTTGGAGCAATGCTGGCAAATAAAAGAGAAAAACCAAAAGAAGTCATCTGGTTTGGCAATGGCGGTGATCTGTATATTAAATTCTATGAAGTTTCCATAAATGGTTCAAAACTTGATATATCTGGTAGATTTGGAAACTTTGTATTAAGTGCACCAAACATTTTTCTCCCCCAATTTGAGCCTATTATGGCATCACTGGCAGTTGCAAGATTTTTAGGTTTGACATGGGAGGAAATAAATGAAAATTTGCAAAGTTATTCCTCGGTAAAAGGAAGATTTTCGATTAAAAAATTAAAAGAGCAAATTGTTATTGACGACTCTTACAATGCTACCAGTACATCCTTCTTAAAAGGCTTGGATACAATTAAAGGTTTAAACTTTGGCGAAAAGAGAAAGATATTTGTTTTTGGAGATATTTTAGAAGCAGGAGAGAAATCTTTAGATTTGCACAAAATGGTTATAAAAAAGATAGAAGAACTGGATCCCTATCTAACATACTTTGTTGGGACAGAATTTGTAAAATCAATTGATTATGGGTCTAAATTGAGATTTAAGAATATGGATATTGATAGTGTTAAAGAGGATCTAATTAAAATAATGGACAAAGGCGACCTTGTTTATGTCAAGGGTTCAAATTCTACGAAAACATGGAAGGTTCTGGAGCTGTGGGATTAGAAATATTAATTCTATCTTCAACAGACTAATTTTTATTGCATAAATGGAGGTTTGTTTTATAAATGATTGAGCTTTTTCTTAGCTTTTTTATAGGAATCTTTGCCTTTTCTATATGGGAGAGGCACTTTGGCAAGTTTTTCGGTCAAAAGATAAGAGAAGAGGGGCCTGAGGCGCACAAGATAAAAACTGGAACCCCTACTGCTGCGGGGATATTTTTTATTCTTATCTTAGCTTTGTTTTTGCCATTTTTAGATTCAAGGACTTTTATAATTTTTCTTATTTCGCTCCCATTTTTTATAATCGGCTTTGTGGACGATTTGCTTTCCATAAAAAAGGGGAAAAATGAAGGTCTTAAACCGCGCCAAAAGATGACTTTGATACTAATTTTTTCTCTTATTGCGGTATTCTTTCTTGCATTCTTTCTTAATTCGCAAATTTTTACAAGATTTCAAGTGTCTCCGACGATCCAGTTTTATATTCCTGGCCTAATCTTGTGGCCATTTTTGATTTTTGTAATAAGTGGTTCTACCAATGCAGTAAATTTGACTGATGGACTTGATGGTCTTGCGACTTTGTGTGCCTTATCTACACTTTTTGGCTATCTATTTTTTTCGTATGTTGATGGAGATGTGCCGCTAATGTTGATGCTTCTTACTTTCATCGGTATTTTGCTCTCTTTCTTGTGGTTTAATGCTAATCCAGCAAAGATATTTATGGGCGATGTTGGTTCGATTGGTATTGGCGCATTTTTGGCAATACTCGCAATTTTTACAAACAGAATTGTTTTTTTTATCATATCTGCTCTGCCCTTTATAGTTGAGACTCTCTCTGTGATAATTCAAGTTGCTTACTACAAAAAAACAAAACAAAGGATATTCAAAATGAGCCCGCTTCATCATCATTTTGAATTATCAAATGTAAAGGAGACGCATATTTCTATGAGATTTTTTATTTTTTCTTTACTCTTTACGCTTCTCGCAGTGAGTTTACAAATATGTTGTTAAACTGGGAAAAGGTATTTGAAAAAATCAAAGTTCCTGAAAAAGTTGTTATAGTTGGTTATGGCAAGAGCGGCTATGGTATTGCAAAACTTCTTAAGAATGAATTAAAAAAAGTTGATATAGTAGTTACAGATAAAAGTAATCTAAAATTTCCAGAAGTAAAAGAGATAAACTATCTCTTGGGCGAACACAGTCCGAAGATATTGGATAACACTTCATGGATTATAAAAAGTCCTGGAGTTCCTCTTAATTTGGATTTTTTTAAATTTGCTAAGGAAAAAAGGATTCCAATAATTGGCGACTTAGACTTAGCTTTTGGGCTTTTGCCAGAAGGAATAAATACAATAGGCGTAACAGGGACCAACGGGAAAACCACAGTTACCGAATGGATAGGATTTGGTTTCAACATCGCAAATATGCCTTATTATGTTGCTGGAAATGTAGGTACGCCTCTATCCGAAATTATTTATAACATAACTCCTGGTTCGAACTTGGTGCTTGAATTAAGTTCATATCAGATTGAGAATTCAATTTTTTTAAAGCCAAAAATTGCAATGATTACAAATCTAACTCCAGATCATATAGATAGATATAAAAATATTAAAAATTATTTTAATTCTAAAATTCACTTATTCGAAAATCAAGAAATAGGATATTCTATTTACAATAAAGACGACCCTTATTTGGAAAAACACATTAAAAATTTAAAATTCAAAACAAAACTTTTAAGCATTTCTAAAGGAAAAGATTTTTCAATAGCCGGAATTATTAATAATGAAATTGTTGTGAAAGACGGTTCTGATTTAGTCAAAATTATTAAATTATCTGATATCTCTTTAAAAGGAGATCACAATAATGAAAATGCTCTTTTTGTGGCTAGCTCGCTTTATCTCTCTTCAGTAAAGCCAAGATATATAGAAAAGACTTTGTCTGCATTTTCAGGAGTTGAGCACAGACAAGAAAAATTCTACTCTGATAAAGGTGTTGAGTGGATTAACGATTCAAAGTCAACAAATCCTGAATCTACAGTTGTAGCCCTTAAGACGTGGGGAATGAATAAAAATCTAATTTTAATTCTTGGCGGAAGAGACAAGAATACTTCTTTGGTTGACCTTGTAAACTTAGCAGATAGAACATGTAAGGCGGTTGTTTTATTTGGGGAGGCAAAGGATAGATTTCTTGAACATTTCAAAAATATTTCAAATGTTTTTGTTTTAGACTGTTTTGATGATGTGATAGCTAAATCTTTTGAACTAGCTCAACCGAATAGTGTAGTTCTTTTCTCCCCTGCGTGCGCGAGCTTTGATATGTTTGCTAATTTTGAAGAAAGAGGGAGGATTTTTAAAGCAAAGGTTATGGAAAAAATTAAAAGAGATGAATTAATAAATAAAGAATGAAAGATAAAAAATTTTTACTGCTTTTTACTTTTTTATTAAGCGTAACTGGAACTCTTTTTACTGCAAGTTCAGCTGCCCAGCTGGGGATACAGCTTTATTCCGATCCTTTAAGTTTTTTTAAGCATGCTCTTATATACTTTTTCATCGGATGGTCTATATTTTTTATTATAATTAAGCTTCCATCAAGCCATGTTAAGAAATACATAGATCCATTGTTCTATTTAAGTTTATTTCTTCTAATCGTCACTCTAATACCAGGCATATCTCATAAAATAAATGGAGCTAGAAGGTGGATTAACCTTATCTTTATATCTTTTCAGACTTCAGAGTTAATAAAATTAACTTTAGGTCTAAAAATTTCAAAGGCTGCAGCCTTTTTTCTAGCTTTAAAAAGCAACATATCAGGCTTTATTATACAGATATCTATATATCTAATTCCAATAAGTATTTTAATTGCAATGCAGCCAGATTATGGTTCGATGGCTTTAATAGTTACTACTGTCTTTTTATTTTTGTTATATATGGGGATTAATTTTCGATTTTGGCTAAGTATAACTACTGTTGTTTTTGTGATTCTTATAATTGGCGCTCTCCTTGCCCCTTACAGATTGCAGAGGATAACCTCTAATCTTAACCCATGGGCACATATGCAAACAACTGGTTATCAGATTGTCCAGGCCCTTTATGGAATTGGCGATGGCGGTTTTGTAGGGCAGGGTCTGGGAAGTGGTAAGCAAAAATTGGGTTATCTGCCAGAAGCACATACTGACTTTGTTTATTCTGTTTTTTCAGAAGAGCTTGGCATGGTTGGCGGAGCAACATTTTTATTTATTTTTTTGGACATTGTTTTTTTGCTTTATAAAATGGCTAAAAAGGTTACCGACCCATTTGACAAATCTTTCATTCTTTGGACCGCAACAATATTGGGACTACAAGGCTTTTTAAACGTTTTTATGGTTTTGAACATTATACCTGTAATTGGGGTTCCTCTTCCATTTCTTAGCTATGGAGGAACGTCTGAGATAATAAATCTAACAATGATAGCTCTTTGTTATAGGTTTTATTCTGATTTGCCAAGGGGCCTGCAATGAATATTCTGATTGTTACATCTGGCACTGGTGGACATTTTTATCCTGCCCTCTGTGTAGCAGAGAGGATTAAGCAACTGCATCCTGATTCAAGAATATCCTTCTGGTCTCAGGGAATTCTTCTTAAAAACTTAAATCTTGAGGGGATTGAAAAGAAAGGTATTCCATCATATCCTTTTGTTGGAATGTCAAAAATTGCTCAAGTTTTTTCTATTATAAAAACCATACTTTTGTCTTTGAAACTTGTTCCTGAAATACAAAAGCTAAAACCTGATTGCTTGGTTTCATTTGGTGGGCACACTAGCGTAGCTCCATGTATTTCAGCATACTTGTTGGGAATACCCATTCTATCTCATGAGCAAAACTTTAGATTAGGTTTAACAAACAATCTTATTTCTCATTTTGCTAAGGCCATCATGGTATCTTTTCCAGAATTTGATGAAAGGCTACCGAAAGATAAGGTATTTTTCACTGGGCTTCCAATTAGAGATGATATTGGAGAGGTTAGCGTGGAAGAGGCCGAAAGAGAGCTGGGATTGAAAAAATTAGAAAGGACAATATTGTGTTTTGGAGGTAGCCAAGGTGCTGAAGCAATAAATAATGTTTTGTGGCCTTTGTTGGAAAGGCTGGACGAAAGATATCTTGTAATTCATATTTCAGGCGAACAATCTTTGCCAGAGTTAAAAAACTTAAGATGTAAATATGTAAATTTCAAGTATTTTAAAAAAATGTCTCTATTATATGCTCTTTCAGATTTGGTTATTTCGAGAAGTGGCGCATCTACGGTATTTGAAATAATTAAGACAGGTAAAGAGGCTATTTTAATACCATATCCAGGTGCAATGTCGCATCAAAAACACAATGCCTTTTTCTTAGAAAAGATTGGAATCGGGAAAGTTGTATTCCAAAATGCACTTTCTGAAAACTTACTATATAATATGATTAGAGAGGCTTTTGAAAC
This genomic window from Thermodesulfobium sp. 4217-1 contains:
- a CDS encoding UDP-N-acetylmuramoyl-L-alanyl-D-glutamate--2,6-diaminopimelate ligase; translation: MTVKELFNKTNIVLEESEKYDSEEFFNSQVNGISYNSKDIKDGYLFFAIKGSRSDGHDFAEDAIKKGAVGVVVEKNISCSNSIKVHSTLQALREISLAFFDYPFKKLFLGSVTGTNGKSTVTWILSHAVNKLLDKSFALGTLGWMHNGKIIKRTSNTTPESKDICEFLSQAAQLNMKYGFLEVSSHALKLGRLYGIKFDAALFTNLARDHMDFHPSVEDYFETKSSLFTPAYLKEDAFVVINIDDVYGMKLYEKVKDFRKVSFSLDNSNADFFGKFESVNSGINLMIEDQKIFAPIYGKFNASNLLGAYSFLRMMGIEKEKLINVFSDMIAPYGRLECVQTKPFKIWVDYAHTPDGLEKVLQSLRDMVKNRIILVFGAGGNRDKGKRPIMGRIAAQFSDYTIITSDNPRFEDPLVIIEEVKSGFLSIRDSNFEVLSDRRVAIKRAIEIARDGDAIIIAGKGHEDYQEINGVKYPFSDKEVVKELLKN
- the murF gene encoding UDP-N-acetylmuramoyl-tripeptide--D-alanyl-D-alanine ligase, which gives rise to MSDNKNLNEFNSGQISNSEGSINLSFVVSLTPCEIERIGPMEFERISVDSRDIKGKELFVAIKGKNFDGHNFIKSAIERGASGVISELSFAEISGFLGDLVFETDFSFVRVPNTLVAMHDIARGFRQRIEKVIGITGSIGKTTTKEILKTIFKKYHPISTFRNFNNEIGLPLTLFEARKNEKFGMLEMAMRANGEISQLCSIALPDIGIITRIAESHIGLLGSMENIARAKGEILDFVETAFLNSDCEYSRKIFGAMLANKREKPKEVIWFGNGGDLYIKFYEVSINGSKLDISGRFGNFVLSAPNIFLPQFEPIMASLAVARFLGLTWEEINENLQSYSSVKGRFSIKKLKEQIVIDDSYNATSTSFLKGLDTIKGLNFGEKRKIFVFGDILEAGEKSLDLHKMVIKKIEELDPYLTYFVGTEFVKSIDYGSKLRFKNMDIDSVKEDLIKIMDKGDLVYVKGSNSTKTWKVLELWD
- the mraY gene encoding phospho-N-acetylmuramoyl-pentapeptide-transferase, translated to MIELFLSFFIGIFAFSIWERHFGKFFGQKIREEGPEAHKIKTGTPTAAGIFFILILALFLPFLDSRTFIIFLISLPFFIIGFVDDLLSIKKGKNEGLKPRQKMTLILIFSLIAVFFLAFFLNSQIFTRFQVSPTIQFYIPGLILWPFLIFVISGSTNAVNLTDGLDGLATLCALSTLFGYLFFSYVDGDVPLMLMLLTFIGILLSFLWFNANPAKIFMGDVGSIGIGAFLAILAIFTNRIVFFIISALPFIVETLSVIIQVAYYKKTKQRIFKMSPLHHHFELSNVKETHISMRFFIFSLLFTLLAVSLQICC
- the murD gene encoding UDP-N-acetylmuramoyl-L-alanine--D-glutamate ligase, giving the protein MLLNWEKVFEKIKVPEKVVIVGYGKSGYGIAKLLKNELKKVDIVVTDKSNLKFPEVKEINYLLGEHSPKILDNTSWIIKSPGVPLNLDFFKFAKEKRIPIIGDLDLAFGLLPEGINTIGVTGTNGKTTVTEWIGFGFNIANMPYYVAGNVGTPLSEIIYNITPGSNLVLELSSYQIENSIFLKPKIAMITNLTPDHIDRYKNIKNYFNSKIHLFENQEIGYSIYNKDDPYLEKHIKNLKFKTKLLSISKGKDFSIAGIINNEIVVKDGSDLVKIIKLSDISLKGDHNNENALFVASSLYLSSVKPRYIEKTLSAFSGVEHRQEKFYSDKGVEWINDSKSTNPESTVVALKTWGMNKNLILILGGRDKNTSLVDLVNLADRTCKAVVLFGEAKDRFLEHFKNISNVFVLDCFDDVIAKSFELAQPNSVVLFSPACASFDMFANFEERGRIFKAKVMEKIKRDELINKE